CTGTTCTGGGCGCTGTGGGATGAAGCCTATGGGCAGCGTCCGTGGAAGCGCTTCCAGGACGAGTTCAAGGTCAGGTACACCGCGTTCCTGGGCCGGCTGCGCACGCAGTCGGAGGAATCGGAAGCGGCCATCCGGCAGGAGCCGGAGTACAAGAAGCTGGCCGAGTCGCTGGAGGCGGCGCAGCAGCAGGCCGCGCCACGGATCAAGGAGATCAACCAGGAGCTGGAAGCAATCGCTTCGAAGATCGCGGCGGTGCAGGCGGTGTTCACCGAGGCCAAGGCGTGGGTGGACGCCGAGACGTACCAGGTGGAGATCACCGCGAACCCGCAGTCGAAGGAGCGCAAGCGGCAGCGGGTGGAGGAGTGGAAGAAACAGAAGCAGCACCGGGTGGACGTCCCGGGCGAGGGCCGCCAGGTCTTCGATTACCAGCAACTGGAAGAGAAATACAACGAGCTGAAGGCGGAGCGCACGCGGCTGACGATGGAGCTGGCCGATGTGCTGAAGCCGGTGAACGAGATCCGCGACCAGGCCGCGGCCTACATGGGGGAGCGGCTGACGACGCTGACGCCGGAGCAGATCGACGGGCTGCGCAAGAAGTACGCGGAGTGGGAGCCCAATCTGAAAGACGTGCAGATCAACGTGGCGGAGACCAACGTGGTGGACCGCTGCGAGAGCTGCCACATGGGAGTGCGGCAGCCGGTGGCGCTGACGCTGGCCTCGATGACGGTGGGCAAGGAAGCGGACGCGTACGCACGAGCGTTCGTGGGGCATCCGCGGCGGGAGCTGCTGGACATCCACAATCCCGAGCGGTTCGGGTGCTCGCCGTGCCACGGAGGCAACGGGCGAGCGACCTCCAGCGTGACGAAGGGACACGGACGACACAAGTACTGGCTGTGGCCGCTGTTCTACAAGGAGAACATGCAGGCGGGCTGCCAAACGTGCCATGCCGCCGACATGGTGCTGGCCAAGGGCTACGACCTGGCGGAAACCATCAATGAGGGGAAGCGGCTGTTCCAGGTGCGAGGTTGCGTGGGCTGCCACCGCTATGAGGGCTACGATCCGGAACCGGAGCGGCTGATCGCGCTGAACCAGCAGGTGCGGCTGCTGGAGGCGCAGAGGAAAGAGAACCTGCGCCAGGTGGCGCTGCTGCAGAAACAGGCGGATGAAGCCCCGGACAACGAAACGGCGGCGCGGCTGAACCAGCAGGCGCTGAACCTGCGGGTGGGCGTGAGCCAGATCGACGGGCGGCTGGAGCAGGTGGACCTGGAGATGCGCAGCCTGATGCGCGATCAGAAGAAGGTCGGGCCGAACCTGAAAGACATCCGGGCGAAACTGCGGCGCGACTGGATCCCGGTGTGGCTGCACAAGCCGACCGATTTCCGCCCGACCACAAAGATGCCGAACTTCCGGCTGAACGAGCAGCAGATCCGGTCGATCTCGGCGTACATCTGGCAATCGGCGCTGAAGGACACGGTGCCGTCACGCAAGACGGGCGACCCGGCGAACGGCAAGGAACTGCTGGAGACGCGCGGGTGCCTGGGCTGCCACTCGATCGGCGAAGGGGCGCAAATGCAGGGCGGCGACTTCGCGGCCAATCTGAGCCGGATGGGAGAGAAGGCGAACTACGACTACATCGTGCGCTGGATCCTGGATCCGAAGCAGCGG
This portion of the Terriglobales bacterium genome encodes:
- a CDS encoding c-type cytochrome, with the translated sequence MAEQQRPDPITSKSYALHYLIASVLMIGSLFWALWDEAYGQRPWKRFQDEFKVRYTAFLGRLRTQSEESEAAIRQEPEYKKLAESLEAAQQQAAPRIKEINQELEAIASKIAAVQAVFTEAKAWVDAETYQVEITANPQSKERKRQRVEEWKKQKQHRVDVPGEGRQVFDYQQLEEKYNELKAERTRLTMELADVLKPVNEIRDQAAAYMGERLTTLTPEQIDGLRKKYAEWEPNLKDVQINVAETNVVDRCESCHMGVRQPVALTLASMTVGKEADAYARAFVGHPRRELLDIHNPERFGCSPCHGGNGRATSSVTKGHGRHKYWLWPLFYKENMQAGCQTCHAADMVLAKGYDLAETINEGKRLFQVRGCVGCHRYEGYDPEPERLIALNQQVRLLEAQRKENLRQVALLQKQADEAPDNETAARLNQQALNLRVGVSQIDGRLEQVDLEMRSLMRDQKKVGPNLKDIRAKLRRDWIPVWLHKPTDFRPTTKMPNFRLNEQQIRSISAYIWQSALKDTVPSRKTGDPANGKELLETRGCLGCHSIGEGAQMQGGDFAANLSRMGEKANYDYIVRWILDPKQRLRPYCPLEKKDIGPEDYAKKGLPYVFDAEHSKCPNDGRELQVQQMTVMPDLRLTEQEAADIATYLLTQKRQEPTAYADASWMEDPKLKDEGKRWVRHFGCAGCHEIAGLEDEGRIGTELTVEGSKPIERLDFALLTHPAKEGLDPITGKKGRPWYDHKGFFEHKLAKPDIYDLGKIRSETEKLRMPDPHLTAEQIRALVTFLLGSRESTHELPLPASFVYKPGDARRDVQEGWWLVRKYNCTGCHQFLPNQTTSFMQMARYQDPDWKEQMPPQLLTQGARANPDWLLHFLKNPALSTSDTARNGVRPYLKARMPTFQFSDNELRKLVRFFQALSQQPMPYIPQPMQPLTAQETDMARSLFTSTAAPCLKCHATGDPAHDRTATAPNFLLAKERLKPGWTERWLIDPQAISPGTSMPSGLFRKEGERWVFNGPVPPSFAGFSEDHTKLLVRYIFQLTPEEQRRAGARGMAQTATPGAVRAGKKTAADRGGK